From Pedobacter aquae:
AAAGGGTGATTAAAAAAAATGTATTTAGCTAAAAGAGCTTCTCTAGAACGGGCTTTTTTAGCAGGTTTATTAAGCAAAACAAAATTATTGATGGTAATGCCTATATCCCTAGTAAAATAAGATTAGGGATAGGCGCAAAAATCATGGTATCATCATTTAAAGAACCAGAAATCATCACTTTAGCCAAATCCTCTGGCGAAGTTGTCAATAGTTCTTGCTGCAATAGGTAATTGCAATCTTCTATAGCGCAAACTGCCGCAACCAGCTTTTTCTTGATGTTTTCATCCGTAAGGATATCTTTAAGCAAAAGCTGTATTTCTATAACTTTATCAGATTTATAAAAATTAGGATGACCAGGTTTATAAAAATCTCTGCTTTTATCGGCATCAATATCTTTAAGCTTTCCTCTAATTTTAGAAGGGTCTAAAAAGTACAGGAGTAGTTTTACATAATAATCATACTCGTCTTTTCTGATGGTATCTAAATGAACAATATCTTCAAATAGCCAATCTTGTGCTTTAGAAGGTACAACTCGGCCCAATCCGCTATCCGGACTGTGGATGAGCAATCTTTCTAAAGTTCCAATTTCTGAGCTTACT
This genomic window contains:
- a CDS encoding amidinotransferase domain-containing protein; this translates as MLLDPHFKLQVSSEIGTLERLLIHSPDSGLGRVVPSKAQDWLFEDIVHLDTIRKDEYDYYVKLLLYFLDPSKIRGKLKDIDADKSRDFYKPGHPNFYKSDKVIEIQLLLKDILTDENIKKKLVAAVCAIEDCNYLLQQELLTTSPEDLAKVMISGSLNDDTMIFAPIPNLILLGI